From the genome of Polyodon spathula isolate WHYD16114869_AA chromosome 14, ASM1765450v1, whole genome shotgun sequence, one region includes:
- the LOC121326468 gene encoding multiple epidermal growth factor-like domains protein 6, which translates to MTLNVLLLCIISFRATELASSLELKPDMPNVCTEQELAMVGHRQPCVQAFTRMVKEWKQGCTGQRWCVGYERRTGYYTAYRQVYSVELQTVYKCCPGWTQQEDEVGCLHSVCSAGTCFNGGKCSDGGSQVCQCPKGFQGSHCQYDVNECTTNNGGCQDQCCNTIGSYYCKCPSGQQLGEDGQSCEDDDECAVMNGGCQQTCVNTQGSFSCECDAGYRLHADGRTCITVKSCSLNNGGCEHECVDITEDHYKCQCRPNYQLKRDGKHCELRDPCTDRNGGCAHICTSEDGLAQCECRPGYHLSADGKGCEDTDECSSGIDMCAHRCVNMLGSFTCVCNPGFELGAEGKKCYRIEMEIVNSCEKDNGGCSHHCEHTTSGPLCSCNQGYHIDVDRKSCIDTDECDSGEACCSQFCNNYPGGYECSCKAGFRLNIDGCGCDDVDECLADNADCDHECVNMPGSFECSCQEGFRLDFDKKTCVPLYADDGLYEEEEELEVVRLPDLLFRRPPRLLHYTAALQSAYEEEEYEEDIRGEHAVLHKIICLDNTFGNDCSLTCEDCENGAVCNPDRDGCDCPAGWSGIVCNETCPQGTFGEECNSICECQNGGTCDPVTGRCHCPPGINGQFCEDGCPKGFFGKSCDRKCNCPNNGYCHRLYGACLCDPGLYGRFCHLTCPKWIFGAGCSEECQCEAENSLECDAKNGTCICKSGYHGDRCQKECGPGFHGAGCKLKCNCPFGVPCDHQTGECKRQCSPGFHGERCQLSCSPGKFGVNCLQTCDCGGAPCDSRTGQCMCPTGRTGPACEKDCPHGLWGINCQFACGMCANRAICNKETGNCDCPPGFAGKSCEKACPSGYYGQDCLLLCNCNNKAQCDHVTGQCACPPGWTGQHCSRACDASRWGSLCANKCECDNSDGSCDPVTGLCLCEAGYTGKRCEQKCAENTYGLACKFSCQCENEATCDHVSGACNCSAGWTGTFCERPCPDGFYGLDCSQMCNCRNGARCNHITGACHCPPGWVGTKCNQACQGDKYGEACSLICNCHNGATCDHVTGQCHCAAGWTGVSCQQACPAGLYGVDCLQHCICRNGGRCDPMTGQCTCSKGWTGVACELECEDGLFGAGCNQTCSCRNGGTCNRLTGECTCSPGWTGNQCETACPVGYHGKHCKEKCVCDHGSTCHHVTGLCHCNQGWRGRRCDKPCLPGYYGDNCALRCECLSGVSCNHVTGECGCPVGFTGNGCEKTCPSGTYGQNCNQLCQCSAQNEQCHPVTGKCTCLPGYYGNHCDLKCPTGTYGPYCSESCKCQNKGRCDTETGTCECSPGFLGADCSKSCPEGRFGKDCAQVCSCGKEGRCDSVTGRCTCPSGQIGQSCQQACPRGRYGQNCQHTCTCRNGGICNPVDGMCTCGLGWTGPYCEKECPAGKYGANCQLDCLCQNNGVCDRFSGCCQCIDGYYGQACEHSCPPGFYGLFCARTCDCKNGATCDPVTGQCICPAGYHGFQCEKGCERGRYGERCQQQCYCEGAGPCHPVTGKCFCPPGKTGDRCENECRSNQYGPGCSLSCQCANESHCNTRNGNCVCPFQWMGPSCAEGGPPKPTSNQDYTPQAHRASRHISHS; encoded by the exons ACGTTAATGAATGTACCACTAACAATGGAGGCTGTCAGGACCAGTGCTGCAACACCATTGGGAGCTACTATTGCAAGTGCCCTTCAGGCCAGCAGCTCGGGGAGGACGGGCAGTCTTGTGAGG ATGACGATGAGTGTGCTGTTATGAATGGAGGCTGCCAGCAGACCTGCGTGAACACTCAAGGATCCTTCTCCTGTGAATGTGATGCAGGATACAGGCTGCACGCTGATGGGCGCACTTGTATCA CTGTGAAATCTTGCTCTTTGAACAATGGTGGTTGTGAGCATGAGTGTGTAGATATTACTGAAGATCATTACAAGTGCCAGTGCCGTCCAAACTACCAGTTAAAAAGAGACGGCAAGCACTGTGaat TGAGAGACCCGTGCACTGACAGGAACGGAGGCTGTGCTCACATCTGCACAAGTGAAGATGGGTTAGCACAATGTGAATGCAGGCCTGGGTACCACCTGTCTGCTGACGGTAAAGGTTGTGAAG ACACTGATGAGTGCAGTTCAGGGATTGACATGTGTGCTCATCGCTGTGTCAACATGCTGGGGTCCTTTACCTGTGTCTGTAACCCAGGATTTGAGCTGGGTGCTGAAGGGAAAAAGTGTTACC GTATTGAAATGGAGATTGTAAATAGCTGCGAAAAGGACAATGGAGGCTGCTCTCATCATTGTGAACATACTACCAGTGGGCCTCTCTGTTCATGTAACCAAGGTTACCACATAGATGTGGACAGGAAGAGTTGCATAG ACACTGATGAGTGTGATTCAGGAGAGGCCTGCTGCAGTCAGTTCTGTAATAATTATCCAGGAGGCTATGAGTGCAGTTGTAAGGCTGGCTTCAGACTCAACATTGACGGCTGTGGCTGTGACG ATGTGGATGAATGTTTGGCTGACAATGCTGACTGTGATCATGAATGTGTCAACATGCCGGGATCATTCGAATGCTCCTGTCAAGAAGGATTTAGACTGGATTTTGATAAAAAGACATGCGTTC CTCTGTATGCCGATGATGGCCTGTATGAAGAGGAAGAGGAATTGGAGGTGGTCCGGCTTCCGGACCTCCTGTTCCGAAGACCCCCACGGCTCCTTCACTACACCGCTGCTCTACAATCTGCCTACGAGGAGGAAGAGTATGAGGAAGATATCAGAGGGGAACACGCTGTCCTGCACAAAATTA TCTGTCTGGATAACACCTTTGGGAACGACTGCAGTTTGACCTGTGAAGACTGTGAGAATGGTGCTGTGTGTAATCCTGACAGGGATGGATGTGACTGCCCTGCAGGATGGTCTGGAATTGTCTGCAATGAAA CATGTCCTCAGGGAACTTTTGGGGAGGAATGCAACAGTATCTGTGAGTGTCAGAATGGAGGCACCTGTGACCCGGTGACAGGGAGGTGCCATTGCCCACCTGGAATTAATGGGCAGTTCTGTGAAGATG GTTGCCCTAAGGGATTCTTTGGGAAGAGCTGTGACAGAAAATGTAACTGCCCGAACAACGGCTATTGTCACAGACTGTACGGAGCATGTTTGTGCGACCCAGGCCTTTATGGGCGCTTCTGTCATTTAA CCTGTCCAAAATGGATCTTTGGAGCTGGGTGCTCTGAAGAATGCCAGTGCGAAGCAGAaaactctctggaatgcgatgcTAAAAATGGCACCTGCATTTGCAAGTCTGGTTACCATGGCGATAGGTgtcaaaaag AGTGTGGACCAGGGTTCCATGGAGCTGGCTGTAAGCTGAAATGTAACTGTCCCTTCGGTGTGCCCTGTGACCATCAGACTGGAGAGTGCAAGCGACAGTGTTCCCCAGGGTTCCATGGAGAGAGATGCCAGCTTT CTTGCAGCCCTGGGAAATTTGGTGTTAACTGCCTCCAGACTTGTGACTGTGGAGGGGCACCCTGTGACTCCCGGACTGGTCAGTGTATGTGTCCTACTGGTAGAACGGGCCCAGCCTGTGAGAAAG ACTGCCCTCATGGCCTGTGGGGTATAAACTGTCAGTTCGCATGTGGGATGTGTGCAAATCGAGCCATTTGTAACAAAGAGACTGGCAACTGTGATTGTCCCCCGGGGTTTGCTGGAAAATCCTGTGAAAAAG CTTGCCCCAGTGGGTATTACGGGCAGGACTGCCTGCTTCTCTGTAACTGTAACAACAAAGCCCAGTGTGACCATGTGACTGGGCAGTGTGCGTGCCCACCAGGGTGGACTGGCCAACACTGTTCAAGGG ctTGTGATGCCAGTCGCTGGGGCAGCCTGTGTGCTAATAAGTGTGAGTGTGATAACAGTGATGGAAGCTGTGACCCTGTGACTGGACTTTGTCTGTGTGAAGCAGGCTACACTGGAAAACGCTGTGAGCAAA AGTGTGCTGAGAACACCTATGGTCTTGCCTGCAAGTTCAGCTGTCAGTGTGAGAATGAAGCCACCTGTGATCATGTCAGTGGAGCCTGTAACTGTTCAGCTGGGTGGACTGGGACTTTCTGTGAAAGAC CATGCCCGGATGGATTTTATGGTCTTGACTGTAGCCAGATGTGTAACTGCAGAAATGGTGCCCGCTGTAACCACATCACAGGGGCCTGCCACTGCCCTCCTGGCTGGGTGGGAACCAAGTGTAACCAGG CATGCCAAGGGGATAAGTACGGCGAGGCCTGCAGCCTGATCTGTAATTGTCACAATGGGGCGACATGTGATCATGTGACTGGCCAGTGTCACTGTGCTGCGGGGTGGACAGGAGTTTCCTGTCAGCAAG cttgcCCTGCTGGACTCTATGGTGTGGACTGCCTTCAACACTGCATTTGCAGAAATGGAGGCAGATGTGATCCGATGACTGGCCAGTGCACCTGTTCTAAAGGCTGGACTGGAGTTGCCTGTGAACTCG AGTGTGAAGATGGCTTATTTGGAGCAGGGTGCAATCAGACTTGTAGCTGCAGGAATGGTGGAACCTGTAACAGACTCACTGGGGAATGTACCTGTAGCCCTGGCTGGACCGGCAATCAGTGTGAAACAG CTTGCCCTGTTGGTTACCATGGCAAGCACTGTAaggagaagtgtgtgtgtgatcatggcTCTACTTGTCATCATGTGACAGGATTATGTCACTGCAACCAagggtggagagggaggaggtgTGATAAAC CTTGCCTGCCCGGTTACTATGGTGATAATTGTGCCCTGCGCTGTGAATGCCTGTCTGGTGTTTCATGTAACCATGTGACTGGAGAATGTGGCTGTCCTGTAGGATTTACTGGAAATGGATGTGAAAAAA CTTGTCCTTCAGGCACATATGGACAAAACTGTAACCAGCTGTGTCAGTGCTCGGCTCAGAATGAACAATGTCATCCTGTCACTGGGAAATGCACCTGCCTACCTGGTTACTATGGGAACCATTGTGACCTCA AGTGCCCAACTGGTACCTACGGCCCATATTGCAGTGAAAGCTGTAAATGTCAGAATAAAGGACGCTGTGATACAGAGACAGGGACCTGTGAATGCTCTCCGGGGTTCCTCGGAGCTGACTGCAGTAAGA GCTGCCCAGAAGGTCGCTTTGGGAAGGACTGTGCCCAGGTGTGTTCTTGTGGTAAAGAAGGCCGGTGTGACTCAGTGACAGGCAGATGCACGTGTCCTTCTGGCCAAATTGGACAAAGCTGTCAGCAAG CTTGCCCCAGAGGAAGGTATGGGCAAAACTGCCAGCACACTTGCACTTGTCGAAATGGTGGCATCTGTAATCCAGTCGATGGGATGTGTACTTGTGGACTGGGATGGACTGGGCCTTACTGTGAAAAAG AATGCCCTGCTGGTAAATATGGGGCAAACTGCCAGCTGGATTGTTTGTGTCAGAACAATGGGGTGTGTGATCGGTTTTCAGGCTGTTGCCAATGCATTGATGGTTACTATGGACAGGCCTGTGAacaca gcTGCCCTCCTGGATTTTATGGCCTGTTCTGTGCTCGCACATGTGATTGTAAAAATGGTGCCACGTGTGACCCTGTGACTGGACAGTGTATTTGTCCAGCAGGTTATCATGGATTCCAGTGTGAAAAAG GCTGCGAGCGAGGGAGGTATGGAGAGAGATGCCAGCAGCAATGTTATTGTGAAGGAGCAGGGCCTTGTCACCCAGTGACTGGAAAATGCTTTTGCCCTCCTGGCAAAACTGGAGACCGGTGTGAGAATG AATGTAGAAGTAATCAATATGGACCTGGGTGCTCTCTGTCTTGCCAGTGTGCAAATGAATCACACTGTAACACTCGCAATGGAAACTGTGTCTGCCCTTTCCAGTGGATGGGACCCTCGTGTGCTGAAG GAGGACCCCCAAAACCCACTTCTAACCAGGACTACACTCCACAAGCACATAGAGCTTCAAGGCATATTTCACATTCCTAG